Proteins from a single region of Sphaerochaeta globosa str. Buddy:
- a CDS encoding tripartite tricarboxylate transporter permease — MENLQMLFMGFSVVLTLENVLVTLLGAVLGLIVGAMPGIGSLAGVALLLPLTYKFNPTTAIIMLGSLYYANMYGGSFSAILLNIPGDSPAVMTTLDGYPMATKKNRPGQALFTANTSSFIGGLIGMLILTFMGPLLADLGLKFGPAEMTSLLLVAMTSIGWLVGESPTKGVVLTMVGILLATMGMDTLTGSPRFDFGSMYLLGGIPFTPFVIGAVGFSQVLKLMEERNKKVEANLNQKLTIRGSMLTAHDFRRLLPPAIRSGFMGTFVGVLPGAGATTGAFLGYAMQKAFKSEEPLGSGAIEGIASCEAANNAAAAGSFAPLLALGIPGSGTGAVLLGGLMMWGLNPGPLLFSTNPDFAWGLIASLFVANILTLIIAVGIIPFLIKILTVPVRMLIPIITVVCVIGGYSTSNSMYGVIIMFLSGVFGYILDRNGYGVAPMLLAFVLAPLLESNMRKSFIISNGKLDIFFDKPISAFLLLVLFAIILTPVIKFVLRKAKVLKTK; from the coding sequence ATGGAAAATCTACAAATGTTGTTCATGGGCTTTTCAGTAGTCCTCACCTTGGAAAATGTATTGGTGACCTTGCTGGGAGCCGTCCTGGGCTTGATCGTTGGAGCAATGCCCGGTATCGGGTCTCTTGCAGGTGTAGCCTTGCTATTGCCGCTTACCTATAAGTTCAATCCGACAACCGCAATCATCATGCTTGGCTCGTTGTACTACGCCAACATGTATGGCGGTTCCTTCAGTGCAATTTTACTCAACATCCCCGGCGACTCTCCTGCAGTTATGACCACCCTGGATGGATACCCGATGGCAACCAAGAAAAATCGTCCCGGTCAAGCCCTGTTTACTGCTAATACATCATCCTTCATCGGTGGCTTGATCGGGATGCTTATCCTTACCTTCATGGGACCGCTGCTCGCCGACCTTGGCTTGAAGTTTGGTCCTGCCGAAATGACCTCCCTTTTGCTGGTCGCAATGACCTCAATCGGCTGGCTGGTAGGCGAGAGTCCGACCAAGGGTGTTGTTCTGACCATGGTTGGCATCCTATTGGCTACCATGGGTATGGATACCCTTACCGGCAGTCCCCGCTTCGATTTTGGCAGCATGTATTTGCTTGGAGGCATACCCTTCACGCCATTTGTCATCGGGGCCGTAGGATTCAGCCAAGTACTCAAGCTGATGGAAGAACGAAATAAAAAGGTTGAGGCAAACCTTAATCAGAAACTGACAATTCGAGGTTCAATGCTTACCGCCCATGATTTCAGAAGGCTGTTGCCTCCTGCCATCAGAAGTGGTTTTATGGGAACCTTTGTAGGAGTGCTTCCCGGAGCAGGTGCTACCACCGGAGCGTTCCTTGGCTATGCCATGCAAAAGGCCTTCAAGAGTGAGGAGCCGCTTGGAAGTGGCGCAATCGAGGGTATAGCTTCTTGTGAAGCTGCAAACAACGCAGCAGCTGCAGGTTCCTTCGCCCCCTTGCTTGCCTTGGGAATTCCGGGATCCGGTACTGGTGCTGTGTTGCTCGGTGGTCTGATGATGTGGGGCTTAAACCCCGGTCCTCTGCTTTTCTCCACCAATCCCGACTTTGCCTGGGGTTTGATCGCCAGCCTTTTTGTTGCAAACATTCTGACCTTGATTATCGCAGTGGGAATTATTCCCTTCCTGATCAAGATTCTTACTGTGCCGGTCCGCATGTTGATCCCGATCATCACCGTAGTGTGTGTTATTGGTGGCTATAGTACCTCCAACTCGATGTATGGCGTGATCATCATGTTCCTCTCTGGAGTATTTGGCTACATTCTCGACCGCAATGGGTATGGCGTTGCTCCGATGTTGCTTGCCTTTGTTCTTGCCCCTCTCTTGGAGTCGAACATGAGAAAGAGTTTCATCATCAGCAACGGAAAGCTTGATATTTTCTTCGATAAGCCGATTTCAGCTTTCCTGCTTCTCGTTCTCTTCGCAATTATCCTGACCCCGGTGATTAAGTTTGTATTGCGCAAAGCAAAGGTTCTGAAAACGAAATAA
- a CDS encoding iron-containing alcohol dehydrogenase — translation MDQMKRAYELLKEWKGDSYVHGLGVLDQVGPLAAAFGKRALVVSNTTYMKPIADRVVSYLKSAGVELAGGVIAPDAKPNAPREDVYRLESYILHTKPDSIVVIGGGSSIDAVKAANALAALGSKVTPEIDHYFGTNVVSDALAKTNTTLIPVIAVQTSASSGAHLTKYANITDPVVGQKKLIVDNALVPTVGLFDYETTVSMPISVTIDGALDAIAHTFEVFCGAKEATYEKAQQIADCAISLVAKYAKVLVEDPKNVEAREAIGLATDLGGYAIMIGGTSGAHLTSFSLVDIVSHGTACGIMNPYYAVLYSKAIQEQLKVVGSIFSSFGFGSSVEKLEGRALALAVADAMIAFSKSIKAPSKLTDLKGFTDAHIQRALAAAKDPQLEMKLKNMPVPMKSSDVDVYMEPLLRAAASGDLSLIKEM, via the coding sequence ATGGATCAAATGAAACGTGCCTATGAACTTCTGAAAGAATGGAAAGGGGATTCCTATGTCCATGGTCTGGGTGTCCTCGACCAGGTAGGTCCTCTTGCCGCAGCTTTTGGAAAACGTGCACTGGTGGTCAGCAATACCACCTATATGAAGCCGATTGCTGATCGTGTTGTCTCATACCTGAAGAGTGCAGGTGTTGAGCTCGCCGGTGGCGTCATCGCTCCCGACGCTAAGCCCAATGCCCCCCGTGAAGACGTCTATCGCCTGGAATCGTATATCCTGCACACCAAGCCGGACAGCATTGTCGTTATCGGCGGTGGTTCTTCAATCGATGCCGTGAAAGCTGCCAACGCCCTTGCAGCCTTGGGCTCCAAGGTAACTCCTGAGATCGACCACTATTTTGGGACCAACGTGGTAAGTGATGCACTTGCGAAGACTAACACCACCTTGATTCCCGTAATCGCCGTGCAAACCTCAGCTTCCAGCGGTGCACACTTGACCAAGTACGCCAATATCACCGACCCGGTGGTAGGACAGAAGAAGCTGATCGTCGACAATGCCTTGGTGCCCACTGTAGGCCTGTTCGATTACGAGACCACGGTCTCCATGCCGATTTCAGTCACCATCGACGGAGCACTGGATGCCATCGCCCACACCTTCGAGGTGTTCTGCGGTGCCAAGGAAGCTACCTATGAGAAGGCCCAGCAGATTGCTGACTGTGCCATCAGCTTGGTTGCCAAATACGCAAAAGTCCTAGTCGAGGATCCAAAAAATGTGGAAGCTCGTGAGGCCATCGGCCTTGCCACCGACCTTGGCGGCTATGCCATCATGATCGGGGGCACCAGCGGCGCCCACCTGACCAGCTTCTCCCTCGTTGACATCGTCAGCCATGGAACAGCCTGCGGTATCATGAACCCGTACTACGCCGTACTGTACAGCAAGGCAATCCAGGAGCAGCTGAAGGTTGTCGGTTCCATTTTCTCTTCCTTCGGTTTTGGTTCCTCCGTTGAGAAGCTTGAAGGCCGTGCCCTTGCCTTGGCTGTGGCTGATGCCATGATTGCTTTCAGCAAGTCCATCAAGGCTCCTTCAAAGCTCACCGACCTGAAGGGCTTCACCGATGCACATATCCAGCGGGCCCTTGCCGCAGCAAAGGATCCCCAGCTTGAGATGAAGCTGAAGAACATGCCTGTTCCGATGAAGAGTAGCGATGTGGACGTATACATGGAGCCGCTGCTTCGTGCAGCAGCATCTGGAGACCTCTCCCTGATCAAGGAGATGTAA
- a CDS encoding GntR family transcriptional regulator, whose product MPKCIQNSLSDQVYTMLKDQILSGQLKGGMKIPEESLAEQFGVSRTPIREAIRRLAEYGLITIKPRSHATVSLISEQEANDIARVRVTLEQLAIDSIDEESYAQNVKELSRYAADCQYAMGIGDRATVFEQDSLFHLALIRASRNSALISISERLDAKIQQLRIAQNLPEDELAYYLAQHAQMMTLLKNGDKEACKRMLYEHITHDLTSHVMGQNA is encoded by the coding sequence ATGCCCAAATGTATACAAAACAGCCTATCTGACCAAGTTTATACCATGCTCAAGGACCAAATCCTGTCCGGACAGCTGAAGGGAGGGATGAAAATCCCTGAAGAATCCTTGGCTGAGCAGTTCGGTGTTTCCCGCACTCCCATCCGCGAGGCCATCAGGCGCTTGGCCGAGTATGGCTTGATCACCATCAAACCAAGAAGCCATGCAACTGTCTCACTCATCTCCGAGCAGGAAGCAAATGATATCGCCCGTGTCCGTGTCACCTTGGAACAGCTTGCCATCGATTCAATCGATGAAGAGTCCTATGCACAGAACGTCAAGGAACTCTCCCGCTATGCAGCCGATTGCCAGTATGCCATGGGCATCGGAGACAGGGCGACGGTGTTTGAACAGGACAGCCTATTCCACCTCGCTTTGATTCGTGCATCACGCAACAGTGCCCTTATCAGCATCAGTGAGCGACTGGATGCAAAAATCCAACAACTCCGCATAGCACAGAACCTGCCTGAGGATGAGCTCGCCTACTACCTTGCCCAGCACGCACAAATGATGACTCTGCTCAAAAACGGGGATAAGGAAGCTTGCAAGCGGATGCTGTACGAACACATCACCCACGATTTGACCAGCCATGTCATGGGACAGAATGCATGA
- a CDS encoding aspartate/glutamate racemase family protein, translating to MKRIALVHTVRPVLASFSQLLEQVVGQPLKIHNLLDEFLASDPAEIGYFSNENRNRLFNDLKSCELTKADLIVVTCSTLTPAVQLIRPFINVPIVAIDDAMTEQAVRIGRRIKIVATAMSTLKPTIAKLEQEAKLAGVEIEVDAQDHEPAYTAMRAGDMSTHDRLVLEMIREVKGFDCIVLAQASMGHLQHQAQEIAGVPVLASPILCCQKVKKMLEEM from the coding sequence ATGAAACGAATTGCCCTTGTTCATACGGTGCGACCGGTACTCGCGAGTTTTTCCCAACTGCTGGAGCAAGTGGTAGGCCAGCCATTGAAGATTCACAACTTGTTGGATGAGTTCTTGGCCTCCGACCCGGCAGAAATCGGGTACTTCTCCAACGAGAACCGCAATCGTCTCTTCAATGATTTGAAATCCTGTGAACTCACCAAGGCCGACTTGATTGTAGTCACGTGTTCAACGCTCACCCCGGCTGTACAACTCATCAGGCCATTCATCAATGTCCCGATTGTTGCCATCGACGATGCAATGACTGAACAGGCTGTGCGTATCGGCAGACGAATCAAGATTGTTGCAACAGCGATGAGCACCCTCAAGCCGACCATTGCAAAGCTTGAGCAGGAAGCCAAACTCGCCGGTGTTGAGATTGAAGTGGATGCCCAAGACCACGAACCTGCCTACACAGCGATGCGCGCCGGTGATATGTCCACCCATGACCGTCTGGTCCTTGAGATGATCAGGGAAGTGAAAGGGTTTGACTGCATCGTTCTTGCCCAAGCCTCCATGGGTCATCTGCAACACCAGGCGCAGGAGATAGCCGGTGTACCGGTACTTGCTTCACCGATTCTCTGCTGCCAGAAAGTGAAGAAAATGCTTGAGGAAATGTGA
- a CDS encoding transketolase, whose protein sequence is MNTRVKELLSQPDRTFNADELAVLAAYFRTVMFSTLHDRGTGHWGGAASSAELTTALYFNRISIDPSNPKKEDRDRVILSKGHASMNLYTILAHRGFFPTEELSSFRKLDSRLQGHPCMNKLPGVDMSTGALGHGLSIGLGMALAAQLSKQHWWTYVISGEGCLNEGQSWEALMSAAKFKPEHFVLMIDYNKVQLDGTEDEIMPLGPLAEKLKAFGWNVAPKAYNGHDTNDILDSFAWMDGDDVWPKAVIYDTIKGKGVSFTEGKNTWHGAVIDDASYAKGIEELNADLSKKEAAL, encoded by the coding sequence ATGAATACACGTGTCAAGGAGTTGCTCTCCCAGCCGGACCGAACGTTCAATGCCGATGAACTAGCCGTCCTGGCCGCATATTTCAGAACCGTTATGTTCAGTACCCTGCACGACAGGGGAACGGGACACTGGGGTGGAGCTGCTTCCAGTGCCGAGTTGACCACCGCCCTCTATTTCAACCGTATTTCCATTGACCCATCCAACCCAAAGAAGGAAGACCGCGACCGTGTCATCCTCTCCAAGGGTCATGCGTCCATGAATTTGTACACAATCCTCGCACACCGCGGATTCTTTCCCACTGAGGAGCTGTCTTCTTTCCGCAAGCTTGACTCACGTCTGCAGGGACATCCTTGCATGAACAAGCTTCCCGGCGTCGACATGTCAACCGGAGCTCTCGGACACGGCCTTTCAATTGGCCTGGGTATGGCTCTTGCCGCACAGCTTTCCAAGCAGCATTGGTGGACCTATGTGATCAGCGGCGAGGGCTGCCTGAACGAAGGACAGAGCTGGGAGGCCCTCATGAGTGCCGCCAAGTTCAAGCCTGAGCACTTTGTTCTGATGATCGACTACAACAAGGTTCAGCTCGATGGTACCGAGGATGAAATCATGCCCCTTGGACCGCTTGCCGAGAAGTTGAAAGCATTCGGCTGGAATGTCGCCCCCAAGGCGTACAACGGCCACGATACGAACGATATTCTTGACTCGTTTGCTTGGATGGACGGCGATGATGTTTGGCCGAAGGCTGTCATCTACGACACAATCAAGGGCAAGGGTGTTTCCTTCACTGAAGGGAAGAATACTTGGCACGGGGCTGTAATCGACGATGCCTCCTATGCAAAGGGTATTGAGGAATTGAACGCTGATCTGAGCAAGAAGGAGGCTGCACTATGA
- a CDS encoding transketolase family protein gives MSIAMRDAFGKKLAELGATHPELVVLDADVSSSTKSALFGKAYPDRFFNVGVAEANMVDIAAGMATAGYHPVVNAFAIFLALKATDQIRNTICYNNLPVIIAGAYGGLSDSFDGASHQSITDIAIMRALPNMQVIVPSDSAQAEKALEYALTQKGPVYIRLNRNAMPDLPPSKTIETVCAAEGSDVTIAANGITASFAVEAVTLLAQQGIKAEVLSVPVVKPLDLAPLAKSVAKTGRLLCVEEHVLAGGFASAVSEAFMKQGISCKFDAIGIEDTFTESGPYEPLLAKYGISAENIADRAKALCK, from the coding sequence ATGAGCATTGCCATGCGAGATGCCTTCGGCAAGAAGCTTGCCGAGTTGGGCGCTACCCATCCTGAATTGGTGGTCCTGGATGCCGATGTATCCTCTTCCACCAAGAGTGCCTTGTTCGGCAAGGCTTATCCCGACCGGTTCTTCAACGTCGGCGTCGCCGAGGCCAACATGGTGGACATTGCTGCCGGTATGGCTACGGCCGGCTACCATCCGGTAGTAAACGCCTTTGCAATTTTCCTTGCCCTGAAGGCAACCGACCAAATCCGAAACACCATCTGCTACAACAACCTCCCGGTAATCATTGCAGGGGCGTACGGTGGTCTTTCCGACTCCTTCGATGGAGCAAGCCATCAGTCCATCACCGATATCGCCATCATGCGCGCACTTCCGAACATGCAGGTGATCGTGCCCTCCGACAGTGCCCAGGCTGAAAAGGCCCTCGAATATGCATTGACCCAGAAAGGGCCGGTGTACATCAGGCTCAACCGGAACGCCATGCCCGACCTGCCCCCGAGTAAGACTATCGAAACTGTGTGTGCAGCCGAGGGAAGTGATGTCACCATCGCAGCAAACGGCATAACCGCAAGTTTCGCTGTGGAGGCAGTTACCCTGCTTGCTCAGCAAGGCATCAAGGCGGAGGTGCTCAGCGTTCCTGTGGTAAAGCCGCTTGACCTGGCTCCTCTTGCAAAGAGTGTTGCAAAAACCGGTAGGCTGCTGTGTGTGGAAGAGCATGTTCTTGCCGGTGGGTTTGCCTCTGCTGTCAGTGAGGCCTTTATGAAACAGGGAATTTCCTGTAAATTTGATGCGATTGGAATTGAAGATACGTTTACCGAGTCCGGCCCCTATGAGCCGCTTTTGGCAAAGTATGGAATCAGCGCAGAGAATATTGCCGATCGTGCCAAGGCTCTCTGCAAATAA
- a CDS encoding aldo/keto reductase has translation MKLGTTDIDVSSIALGTWAMGGGDSWGDSDPSLAIKTVHRSLELGINFIDTAPAYGNGLSEQLLGTALEGKRHSAVLATKCGLVWGESDEGSVHKSRDGVTIRRNLSKKSIIKQVEESLVRLKTDYIDLLLTHWQSIPPFYTPVEETIEVFELLKQQGKIRSYGACNVSLEELKAYQKYGTPALVQERFSLLSQDKANLASYCADNHITFQAYSPLERGVLTGKAALSENVVGTAKASVVWYKMENRAKVLTLLDSIETLAEKYHATVGNLVIAWTRQATGTMNVLCGARKPSQIEENSKAGLLTLSSKDWTIIDSLARTLF, from the coding sequence ATGAAACTGGGCACCACCGATATCGATGTGTCTTCCATCGCCCTGGGAACCTGGGCTATGGGGGGAGGGGACAGCTGGGGGGATAGTGATCCTTCCTTGGCAATCAAAACCGTACACCGTTCTCTTGAGCTTGGCATCAACTTCATCGACACCGCCCCCGCCTATGGAAACGGGCTGAGCGAGCAGTTGCTCGGCACTGCCTTGGAGGGCAAGCGGCACAGCGCTGTTTTGGCCACCAAATGCGGCCTGGTCTGGGGAGAATCCGATGAAGGGTCGGTCCATAAGAGCCGTGATGGAGTCACTATTCGGCGCAATCTCAGTAAAAAGAGCATCATCAAACAGGTCGAAGAGAGCCTTGTTCGCCTGAAGACCGACTATATCGATCTGCTCTTGACTCACTGGCAGTCGATTCCTCCCTTCTATACCCCCGTTGAAGAGACAATTGAGGTTTTTGAACTGCTCAAGCAACAAGGGAAAATCCGCAGTTACGGAGCCTGCAATGTAAGCTTGGAGGAATTGAAAGCCTACCAGAAGTACGGAACCCCTGCATTGGTGCAGGAGCGATTCAGTCTGCTTTCCCAAGACAAGGCAAACCTTGCATCATATTGTGCCGATAACCACATTACCTTCCAAGCCTACAGCCCGCTTGAACGCGGTGTGCTCACCGGAAAGGCTGCTCTCTCTGAAAATGTTGTAGGGACTGCTAAAGCTTCGGTCGTCTGGTACAAGATGGAGAACCGGGCCAAGGTGCTTACCTTGCTCGACTCGATTGAAACCCTTGCAGAAAAGTATCATGCGACGGTGGGAAACCTGGTAATAGCATGGACCAGACAGGCAACAGGCACCATGAATGTCCTGTGCGGAGCAAGAAAGCCCAGCCAGATTGAGGAGAACAGCAAGGCAGGCTTGCTTACACTCTCTTCCAAGGACTGGACAATCATCGACTCCCTTGCAAGAACGCTATTCTAG
- a CDS encoding sugar phosphate isomerase/epimerase family protein: MKLAVAIASKEAMPNAFVVFRGVKESIIKAHALGYDGVELALKNPNEVDKHGLKQWLRDNQLEVSAISSGQVFAARGLHFTDENKENRAELYKTFCEFIDLAGEFGGLVNIGRTRGPIAGRDITLVENLFLDMAHKVADHAEKRGVDLILEPVNRYEIDFINNLDECSEMLRKVNRKNFVMMPDVFHMNIEDDKIGASFIRNKEYVRYVHFADTNRHAPGDGHMHWDEIFEALTSIGYDGWTTAEILPYPDPDTAAQRTVAFLKGTYGKYYH; the protein is encoded by the coding sequence ATGAAATTAGCGGTAGCTATTGCCTCCAAGGAGGCGATGCCCAATGCGTTTGTAGTATTCAGGGGAGTGAAGGAATCCATCATCAAAGCCCATGCCCTTGGGTATGATGGAGTAGAACTTGCCCTGAAGAATCCCAATGAAGTGGATAAGCATGGGCTTAAGCAATGGCTCAGGGATAACCAGCTGGAGGTGAGCGCCATCTCTTCGGGTCAGGTTTTTGCCGCCCGGGGTCTTCACTTCACCGATGAGAACAAGGAAAATAGGGCAGAGCTCTATAAGACCTTTTGTGAATTCATCGACCTTGCCGGTGAGTTCGGCGGCTTGGTGAATATCGGTCGTACCCGAGGTCCCATTGCAGGCCGTGATATCACCTTGGTCGAGAACCTTTTTCTAGACATGGCTCACAAGGTTGCCGATCATGCCGAGAAGCGCGGGGTGGATCTGATTCTTGAGCCGGTGAACCGCTATGAGATTGATTTCATCAACAACCTCGATGAATGCAGTGAGATGTTGAGGAAAGTCAATCGCAAGAACTTTGTCATGATGCCCGACGTGTTCCACATGAATATTGAGGATGACAAAATTGGGGCGAGTTTCATCCGCAACAAGGAGTATGTCAGGTATGTGCACTTCGCCGATACCAACCGTCACGCCCCCGGTGATGGGCATATGCATTGGGATGAGATTTTTGAGGCATTGACTAGTATCGGATACGATGGTTGGACAACAGCCGAGATTCTTCCGTATCCCGATCCCGATACTGCAGCCCAGCGTACAGTTGCCTTCTTGAAGGGAACGTACGGAAAGTATTACCACTAA
- a CDS encoding Bug family tripartite tricarboxylate transporter substrate binding protein has product MKKLAILLSIVLLVSMSVFAAGQAEATGGAKTFVPTKNIDWYVTSSPGGGSDIFTRTIMDIAVGENLLNGQNVVVQYKTDGAGEVGRLLVSQIKAGVQADHTLLTFNSGDLMPMVKNTANRFENFQPIAHMAVDKHLLFIGEYSKYKSFEEVMAALKNGERIVLGGSKGDDIGCHAALIKEIGVTEDQFSYIAHDATSGAITGILGGHFDLLISKPAAASQYVEAGKIKPILALSTSRFPGNLNSAPTLSEFGYKNVEVPNWRSIVAPKSMSAEAVAYWTDVFKKVSETENWNKGYIEKQKLVPDYMDSETFRAYGVQFQKDYLASIGK; this is encoded by the coding sequence ATGAAAAAACTTGCTATCCTGCTCAGTATCGTACTGCTCGTAAGCATGTCCGTATTCGCTGCCGGCCAAGCTGAAGCTACCGGTGGGGCAAAGACCTTCGTTCCTACCAAGAACATCGATTGGTACGTGACCAGTTCCCCCGGTGGTGGTTCTGATATTTTTACCCGCACCATCATGGATATCGCAGTAGGTGAGAACCTGCTCAATGGCCAGAATGTTGTCGTTCAGTATAAGACCGACGGTGCTGGTGAAGTAGGCCGCCTTCTGGTTTCCCAGATAAAGGCTGGTGTCCAGGCTGACCACACCCTGCTGACCTTCAACAGTGGTGACCTCATGCCGATGGTAAAGAATACTGCAAACCGTTTTGAGAACTTCCAACCCATCGCCCATATGGCTGTAGACAAGCACCTGCTCTTCATCGGCGAGTACTCCAAGTACAAGAGCTTTGAGGAAGTAATGGCTGCCCTGAAGAATGGTGAGAGAATTGTTCTTGGTGGTTCCAAGGGTGACGACATTGGTTGCCACGCTGCCTTGATCAAGGAAATCGGCGTGACCGAAGACCAGTTCTCCTATATCGCTCACGATGCAACCAGTGGTGCCATTACCGGCATTCTGGGAGGACACTTCGATCTCTTGATCTCCAAGCCTGCTGCTGCTTCCCAGTATGTTGAAGCCGGTAAGATTAAGCCAATCTTGGCCCTTTCCACCAGCCGTTTCCCCGGCAACCTCAATTCCGCTCCTACACTCAGTGAGTTCGGCTACAAGAACGTCGAGGTCCCCAACTGGAGATCGATCGTAGCCCCGAAGTCCATGAGTGCTGAAGCAGTTGCTTACTGGACCGACGTGTTCAAGAAGGTTTCCGAGACCGAGAACTGGAACAAGGGTTATATCGAGAAGCAGAAGCTGGTACCCGATTACATGGATTCTGAGACCTTCAGAGCCTATGGTGTACAGTTCCAGAAGGATTATCTTGCTTCCATCGGGAAATAA
- a CDS encoding DUF362 domain-containing protein gives MNKQDIIITYGSNASLMTKALMERIDIETLLPDKNASIALKPNLVVAVTADSGATTHPEIVVAIIEHLQGLGYHNISIVESAWVGDSTKEGFRVNGYIQISKQYKVPLVDVKDDAYVKKTVDGITMEVSKTILETDFLISLPVLKGHCQTAMTCALKNMKGALSDRSKRLFHTLGLNRPIAALNKVRAADLVIVDSLNGDLDFEEGGNPIQTNRMFACRDSVLCDSFGASLMGFENRDIPYIEMAQQLGVGSTDLAKAVMIQLNEPSDEVPPRPSGRANYLGKFTEPDSACSACYGNLIHALKRLDEVNRLKNVKQQICIGQGYKGKSDPLKVGVGICTRGLGKSLAGCPPKAIDMIKFIKELE, from the coding sequence ATGAATAAACAGGATATCATCATCACCTATGGGTCGAATGCCTCGCTGATGACCAAGGCCCTTATGGAACGCATCGACATCGAAACACTGCTGCCCGACAAGAACGCATCAATCGCACTCAAGCCAAACCTTGTGGTGGCAGTCACCGCTGACAGCGGTGCCACCACCCACCCGGAGATTGTCGTGGCAATCATCGAACATCTCCAAGGCCTTGGGTACCACAACATCAGCATCGTCGAAAGTGCTTGGGTGGGGGATTCCACCAAGGAAGGCTTTCGGGTCAACGGATATATCCAGATCAGCAAACAATACAAGGTACCTTTGGTGGATGTGAAAGACGACGCATATGTGAAAAAAACCGTCGACGGTATCACCATGGAAGTGAGCAAGACCATTCTTGAGACCGATTTCCTCATCAGTCTTCCCGTCTTGAAGGGTCATTGCCAGACTGCCATGACCTGCGCCCTCAAGAATATGAAGGGTGCTCTCTCCGACCGTTCCAAACGTCTCTTTCACACGCTTGGCCTGAACCGACCAATCGCTGCCCTGAACAAAGTCAGAGCTGCCGACCTGGTTATCGTGGATAGCCTCAATGGAGATCTGGATTTTGAGGAAGGGGGAAATCCGATACAGACCAATCGGATGTTCGCCTGCCGTGACAGTGTGCTGTGCGATAGTTTTGGAGCAAGCCTGATGGGCTTTGAAAACCGGGACATACCCTACATCGAAATGGCACAGCAACTGGGTGTTGGAAGCACCGACCTTGCAAAGGCGGTGATGATTCAACTCAATGAGCCCAGTGACGAGGTTCCCCCAAGGCCGAGTGGAAGGGCCAACTACCTCGGAAAGTTCACCGAGCCCGACAGTGCATGCTCCGCCTGCTATGGCAATCTCATCCATGCCCTCAAGCGCCTCGATGAGGTAAACCGCCTGAAGAATGTGAAGCAGCAAATCTGCATCGGGCAGGGTTACAAGGGTAAGAGCGATCCTCTCAAGGTAGGAGTGGGTATCTGCACCCGTGGACTTGGCAAAAGCCTTGCGGGGTGTCCCCCGAAGGCTATTGATATGATTAAATTCATCAAGGAGCTAGAATAG
- a CDS encoding TIM barrel protein gives MRENIHNYCNLGIVLSMAYPACTKSEQEYKAALKKVLVDPFFCVVELGSLPFASLQEEVPAMIATAHCDSTFSGHSLLFSRKLNINSLDESQRMQAVQALKQGIDEAYRLGCSEFQFLSRGYEAGNEQAYLTALITSTKEICSYAKSKGSMPVVLEVFDHTIDKKSLLGPASLVRQYAMAVCSEYDNFGIMIDCSHIPMIGETIDEAVDPIIPFIRHVHVGNTLISDPNHPSYGDYHPRFGYPGSENDTEYLAAFLQKMKDIGYLSEGGSNTLSFEVKPQGDEDADLVVANAKRTLLAAWRCVQ, from the coding sequence ATGAGAGAGAACATCCACAACTACTGCAACCTTGGCATTGTCCTCTCCATGGCATATCCTGCTTGCACAAAAAGCGAACAGGAGTATAAAGCTGCTCTGAAGAAGGTTCTGGTCGATCCTTTCTTCTGTGTAGTTGAGTTGGGCTCCCTGCCGTTTGCTTCCTTGCAAGAGGAAGTGCCGGCTATGATAGCAACTGCACACTGCGATTCCACCTTCAGCGGTCATTCATTGCTCTTTTCCCGGAAATTGAACATCAATAGTCTTGATGAATCACAGCGCATGCAAGCAGTGCAGGCACTGAAGCAAGGCATCGATGAAGCGTATAGGCTAGGGTGCAGTGAGTTTCAGTTCCTCTCCCGAGGCTATGAGGCAGGCAACGAGCAGGCCTATCTTACGGCTTTGATTACCAGTACAAAAGAGATTTGCTCCTATGCCAAAAGCAAGGGCTCCATGCCGGTGGTTCTGGAAGTTTTTGATCACACCATCGATAAGAAATCCCTGCTCGGTCCAGCTTCCTTGGTAAGGCAGTATGCAATGGCGGTGTGTAGCGAGTATGACAATTTCGGCATTATGATCGACTGCTCCCACATTCCTATGATTGGTGAGACCATCGATGAGGCAGTAGATCCCATTATTCCCTTCATCCGTCACGTACATGTAGGAAATACCTTGATCAGCGATCCGAATCATCCAAGCTATGGGGATTATCACCCGCGTTTCGGCTACCCCGGCAGTGAGAACGATACAGAGTATCTTGCAGCCTTCCTCCAGAAGATGAAGGATATCGGATATTTGTCCGAAGGCGGTTCAAATACGCTTTCCTTTGAGGTTAAGCCTCAGGGGGATGAGGATGCTGATCTTGTCGTGGCGAATGCCAAACGAACGTTGCTTGCTGCATGGAGATGCGTACAATGA